GGGTCTCACCACCTCGGTGACCACGCCGGTGATCTACGCACTGGGCACCATGACGACCGTGCTCTCGCTGACGGTGATGGGCGTGTGCCTGCTCGCGGTGCGATGGCTGGCGCGCCGGCGCGCGGTGGCGGGATTGACGTAGGCGTTGCGCCGGTGCCGGGCGCTCTGCCCGGCCGGGACGCTGCGGCGAGCATTTCACTCCTGCTGCTAAGAATCGGCCAAATACTTGGTTGCCCGCACCCGTGCCCGTCCCTTACCGTTCTCTGATTGCGCGTCACGCGCGCCTCGTTCCGGAGAACCCATGTCCGCAGTCGAATCGCCAACCCACTCAGACCACAGCATCGCCGACGCCGCGCAACTCTTCGGCGACGATCCGCTGACGCGCCGCTTCGCCCCCGTCTTCGCCCGTATTGCGCAAGGCGCGGTCGAACGCGAGCAGCAGCGCGAACTCGCTTACGCGCCAGTGGAATGGCTGCGTGAAGCGGGCTACACCCGCCTGCGCGTGCCCAAAAAATACGGCGGCGAAGGCATCTCGCTCGCGCAATTCTTCGCGTTGGTCACCCGTCTCGGCGAAGCGGACTCGAATCTGCCGCAAATCCTGCGCGTACACGGCGGCTTTATCGAAGCCCTGCTGGAAAACGGCGACGACGCGCTGCGCGAGCGCTGGCTCACGCGGGTGGCGCAAGGGCAGATCGTCGGGGGCGCGGTGTCCGAGCGCACCGGCGTCACCAACAACAGCGTGCGTCTCACGCAAACGGATGGCGCGTGGCAACTCGACGGCGAGAAGTACTACACCACGGGCACGCTGTACGCCGATTGGGTCGACGTCACCGCGCACGACGGCACGAGCGACGTGCGTGTGCTCGTCGAAGCCGACACGCCGGGCCTCGAACGTATCGACGACTGGGACGGTTTCGGGCAACGGCTCACGGGCAGCGGCACGGCGCGCTTCACTCGCGTGCCGGTCTCGCTCGATAACCTCTACCGTCGCTACAACGCTGCCGAGCCGCGTCGAAACAGCCTGCTCACGGCCTACTATCAGGCGCTGCATGTCGCGAACCTCGCGGGGATCAGCCGGGCAGCCTTGCGCGATGCGGTCGCGTTCACGCAAACCAGAACGCGCACCTTCGGTGTGCCGGGTGCGTCGAGTCCGCGCGACAATCCGCTGGTGCAACGGGTGGTCGGCCGCCTCGCCAGCCTCGCCTATTCGACGCAAAGCATCAGCACGTCGCTCGCGCGCGCCATCGACGAAGTCTCCGTCGCGCGCCAGGAAGGCCGCACCGACGAGCAGACCTACATCCACCTGGACATTCAGACGTTCCAGGCGCAACAAATCGTCATCGAGCAGACGCTGCAAGCGGCGACGCTGCTGTTCGAAGTGGGCGGCGCATCGGCCACCAGCGAGACGCGCCGCTTCGACCGCTACTGGCGCAATGCGCGCGTGCTGGCGTCGCACAATCCGGCGATCATTCGCGAGGCCGCGATCGGTGACTTCTATCTGAATGGCCACGCGCATAACGAGCGCTTCGGGGTGGAGCGGCAGCCGGAGATCGCGGCAGCGGCATAGAGACGGCGGGCTAGAGACGGCGGGATGACGACGGCGTGCGGCGCGCCGCCTTCATGTCGCGCATTCATGTGGCACAGTGTCGACAGGCGCATGCGCTAAGCTTGCGCAATCGAACAGCCCTCATGAGCGCCATGACGAATCTGCCTCCCTACGAGCCTCCGGTCGACGAGAACCAGCTTCTGCTGAAATGGATTCGGCGTGCGCGCGAATCCCAGATGAGTCATTACGACATGGCGGACCTGCTGTCGGCGCGCGACCGCCAAGTCGGCTGGCTCGCCACCGCCTTGACCGCGTTCGTGGGAACCGCGGTGTTCGCCTCCCTGCATGCCACCGCGGTGTCGCCGGAGCTCAGGATCTTTGTCGGCTTCGTGAGCGTGGCGGCCGCGGTCTCCACCGCGTTGCAGACTTTCCTGCGCTATGCCGAGCGCGCCGAAAAACATCGCGCCGCCGGCGCGCGCTATGGCGCGGTGCGTCGCAGGCTCGAAGCGGTTTTTGCGGGCGATGCCGATGCGCGCGACGGCCACTATCTCACCGCGATCCGCGACGAACTCGACCGGCTAGCCGAAGATTCGCCCAACGTGCCGCCGCGCGTGTTCTATCGCACGCAGCGCACGCTGTCCGCGGATACGCAGCGCAGCCGCGACGCCTGAACTCATTCGCCGGCCGTCAGATCTCCGACATCGATACCCAGCTCCGCGGCCATGCGGCGCACTACCGTCTGAAGCCGGCTCACTTCGTCGGCGAGACGCTTCTGTTCGGCCTTGACCGCCTCGAACGCGGACAGCGGCACCGAGTCGTCTTCCGCGCCTGGCTGCGCCAACTCGCTCGCACTCACCTCGCCGCACAAAAGATGCGTCCAGCGGTTCTCGCGCTCGCCCGGCGTGCGCGCCAGTTTCACGACGCGCGGCGGGTCGTTGGCCGCGAGTTCGTCGAGAAACGCCTCGACCGAAGAGATGTCGGCAAAGCCATGCAAACGCGCGCTATTCAGGCGCAACTCGGCGGCGGTTTGCGGACCGCGCAGCAGCAACGTGGTGAGCAACGCCGCCGACTGGCTCGGCAACCCCAGCACGCGGTTCATGTTGTGTTCGAAGCGCGGCACGCGGCTGCTGCTGCCCTCCATCACGAGGCTAAGCCGCTTCAATCCGTCGACGGCGGTCAGCACCTCGGCCTCGGTGGCGTTCATGACCGGCGCGCGGCCGGTTTTCTGGTTGCAGCCCAGCGTCAGCGCGTTGAGCGAAAGCGGATAGCTGTCCGGCACCGTGTGCTGCTTTTCGACGAGCACGCCGAGCACGCGTCCTTCAAGCAAGGTCAACGCGCGGATCGAAGAACGGGGAGAAGTGTCGGGAGTGGAATTCATGAATGATGTCGCGGCATGAGCCGCCGGGTCTCGTGGATGACTGCCTTACCGTTGCACAGCCGGGCGGCGCTTTCTGGTGGGTGGGCACTATGATAAACGGCTCAGGCCGCGGCGGTGTACGAATCTGAGCCGCGGCGGGTGCGCGCGCGGCCATCTGGCACACGGCGTGCTGTCACCGGAAACCCCTTTACTCATGGAGTCGATCAATGCCCCTGCGCCGTCACCGGATCCTGCGCCTGAGCGCCATTTCACTCGTGGTCGGCACGGTGTGCCTGCTCGGCGCCTGCGCGCTCAGCCCGGCAGGCAAGAGCGGCAACGCGCACGTGCCCGAGCCCGCCAAGCCCGTGGACCTGAGCCGCTATCTCGGCCGATGGTATGAACTGGCGCGTTATGAAAACCGCTTCGAGCGCGATTGCGAAGCCGCCACCGCCGACTACGCCACTCGCGACGACGGCCTGATCGACGTCGTCAACAGTTGCCATCAAGGCGCCGTGAACGGACCGCTGGATGTCGCGAGGGGCCGCGCGAAGGTGGTGGCCGGCTCGGGCAATGCCAAGCTGAAAGTGTCGTTCTTCGGACCGTTCTTCTTCGGCGACTATTGGGTGCTGGATCACGCGGACGACTACAGCTGGTCGATCGTCGGCGAACCGAGCGGACGTTATCTGTGGATCCTCACGCGGGAGGCCACGCCCTCCGCCGGCGTGAAAGACGCGTTGATCGAACGGGTTCGCGCGCTGGGTTACGACACGTCGATGCTGCGCATGACCCGACACGAATAAACGAACTCCCGTAGCCGCTTGAAACCGCGAAGAACACTCGAGCCGCGCGCGTTCACCTGATTTTTTCTCGTTGACGCAGTTCCATATTCGAGATAATTTCCCGAATATGGAAAACGCATTCAACGACGATAACGCCATCGACCGTCGCATCGCGCGGCGGCTGCGGGCGCTGCGCGCCGAACGCAACTGGTCGCTCGACGATCTCGCGAGACTCAGCGGCGTCAGCCGCGCCACACTGTCACGCCTCGAGAACGCCGCCGTGAGCCCGACGGCGAGCGTGCTCGGCAAGCTTTGCGTCGCGTACGGCCTGCCGATGTCGCGCCTCATGCACATGGTCGAGGAGGACTTCGCGCCGCTCGTGCCGCGCGACGCCCAGCCGCTCTGGACCGACGCCAGCGTCGGCTTCCGGCGGCGCTCCGTGTCGCCGCCCGCGCAGGCGTTGAGCGGCGAAGCGCTCGAATGCGAACTCGAAGCCGGCGTGCGCATCGCCTACGACGCGTCGCCGCGCCCCGGCCTCGAACATCATCTGATCCTGCTCGAGGGGCAACTGCAGATCACCGTCGACGGCCAACGCCACGACTTGCAACCCGGCGACTGCCTGCGCTATCAACTGTTCGGCCCCAGCGCGTTCGTCACGCCCGCGCACAGCGCGGCCCGCTACCTTCTTTTCATCGTGTGAGCCAGCATGAGCGCGACCACCATCACCCCGTTCTGCGCCGACGACCTCGTGCGCCATCTCCCCGAATTCGGCGCGCTGCTGGGTGCTTGCGTGCATGACGGCGCCAGCGTCGGTTTTGTGATGCCATGTAGCGTCGAAGCGTGCGAAGCGTTCTGGCGCGGCAAAGTGCTGCCTTCACTGCGTGCCGGCGGCCTGGTGCTGCTGGTCGCGCGTCAGGGCGAGGCGCTTGCGGGAACCGTGCAACTGGACTACGACACGATGCCGAATCAGCGGCATCGCGCCGAGGTGCGCAAACTTCTGGTCCATCCGGCCTTTCGCCGTCAGGGCATTGCGCGGGCCTTGATGATCGAACTCGAACGCCATGCGCTTGGGTTGCAGCGCAGCCTGCTCACGCTCGACACCCGCACCGGCGACCGCGCCGAGCCGCTTTACACCGGACTGGGTTACCGGACCGCGGGCGTGATCCCGGGATATGCGCGTGACACGCACACCCATGCGTTCGACGCGACCACCATCATGTACAAGCCGCTCTGAACGGAGCGCGGCCGCGCGTCAAGCCGCGCGCGAATACTTGAACGTGCCCTGCGCGCTGGCGATCAGCAGCTTGCCGTCCACCCACGCCTCGCTGCGCGAGAAGAAGATCGAGCGGCCCGCGCGCTCCAGAAAACCCTTCGCGGTGACCGATTCACCGAGTCCCTTGTCCAGATAGTTGGTGGTCAGCGACAGCGTAAATGCATGCCGCGCCGGGGCGCCGCGCGGCGCGAAGATGCCCGCATAACCCGCCGACGCATCGAGCAGCGTCGCAATCGCGCCGCCTTGCAGCACGCCCTGGCGATTGAGCTTGCTCGCATCGATCGGCATGACCAGTTCGGCGTAACCGTCGCGCCATTGCGTGAGGCGAACGCCGAGCGATTCGAGAAACGGGTTGTCGATGGGAAGGTCGGACATGGGGCTGCCTTTGTGTTCACTGTGTTCGTTGTGTTCGAGAACAGCGATGCGGGATGCGCGGAGCGCCCGCCCGGTGACGAGCAGTCAGCATACTAGCGTTCATGGTTGGGCGTCGCCCTGCCCGGCGTCGAGGCGTAGAGCCGCGTGTCCGTCCGGCTCGTTACCGCCTCGTTAATCGACGACCTGCGTTCGGCCGCACTTGCGCCCACTCGAACGGCCCGATTGCCCGCGCTCGGGCACAATCGTCTTTTCGCCGCGCTTGCGGCCCGATCTCTGAGCGTTGCGCTTCCCTTCCTGCCTCGATGAGTTCAGCCACTCCCGCCGACGGCGCGCCGCACTGGCAGCGCAATCTCTATGTCTGCCTGTTCGGCTCGTTCACGACCATCGTCGCGATGACCCTGCTGCTGCCCTTCCTGCCGCTCTATGTGCAGCAGCTCGGCGTGCAGTCCGCCGCGGCCGCCGTGCAATGGTCCAGCGTCGCGTTCGGCGCAACGTTCCTCGCCGCCGCGCTGGTGTCGCCGCTGTGGGGGCGCATGGCCGACCGCTACGGCCGCAAGCTGATCCTGATTCGCGCGAGCCTCGGCATGGCCATCGTAATGTCCTTGCTCGGGCTCGCGCAGAATGTCTGGCAGCTGGTGGCACTGCGTTTTCTGGCGGGTCTCGTGGGCGGCTATGCGTCGGGCGCGACCGTGATGATCGCCACGCAGACGCCGCGCGCACGCACCGGCTGGGCGCTCGGCACGCTGGCCTCGGGTGTGATGGCCGGCAGTCTCGTCGGCCCGCTGGTCGGCGGCGCGCTGCCGCCGCTGATCGGCATCCGCAACACGTTTTTCATTGCCGGCGCGATGATCTTCTGCGCTTTCATCGCAACCACGTTGCTCGTCAAGGAGCAGCCGCTCGAGCGCACGCGCCGCACATCGCGCGAGGCGCAGGCGGCTACCGGCTGGGCCACCGTGCCGGACCTGCGCCCCGTGCTGGCGATGCTGTTCACCTCAGGCTTGCTGATGTTCGCCAATATGTCGATCGAACCGATCATCACCGTGTATGTCGGCCAGTTGGTGCACGACGCAAGCCATGTCACGCTGGTGTCGGGCTTCGTGATGTCGGCCTCGGCGCTGGGCAGCGTGCTGGCGGCGTCGCGCGTGGGCCGTCTGGCCGACCGGATCGGCGCGCCCAGGGTGATCGTGGCGTGTCTCGGCATGTGCGCGGCTCTGCTGGTGCCGCAGGCATTCGTCACGAGCGGCTTGCAACTCGTGGTGCTGCGCTTTCTGATGGGGCTTGCGCTGGCCGGCCTGTTGCCGTGCATGACGAGCGTGATCCGCCATAACGTGCCCGACCGCTC
Above is a genomic segment from Paraburkholderia aromaticivorans containing:
- a CDS encoding acyl-CoA dehydrogenase family protein yields the protein MSAVESPTHSDHSIADAAQLFGDDPLTRRFAPVFARIAQGAVEREQQRELAYAPVEWLREAGYTRLRVPKKYGGEGISLAQFFALVTRLGEADSNLPQILRVHGGFIEALLENGDDALRERWLTRVAQGQIVGGAVSERTGVTNNSVRLTQTDGAWQLDGEKYYTTGTLYADWVDVTAHDGTSDVRVLVEADTPGLERIDDWDGFGQRLTGSGTARFTRVPVSLDNLYRRYNAAEPRRNSLLTAYYQALHVANLAGISRAALRDAVAFTQTRTRTFGVPGASSPRDNPLVQRVVGRLASLAYSTQSISTSLARAIDEVSVARQEGRTDEQTYIHLDIQTFQAQQIVIEQTLQAATLLFEVGGASATSETRRFDRYWRNARVLASHNPAIIREAAIGDFYLNGHAHNERFGVERQPEIAAAA
- a CDS encoding SLATT domain-containing protein; its protein translation is MTNLPPYEPPVDENQLLLKWIRRARESQMSHYDMADLLSARDRQVGWLATALTAFVGTAVFASLHATAVSPELRIFVGFVSVAAAVSTALQTFLRYAERAEKHRAAGARYGAVRRRLEAVFAGDADARDGHYLTAIRDELDRLAEDSPNVPPRVFYRTQRTLSADTQRSRDA
- a CDS encoding YceH family protein — translated: MNSTPDTSPRSSIRALTLLEGRVLGVLVEKQHTVPDSYPLSLNALTLGCNQKTGRAPVMNATEAEVLTAVDGLKRLSLVMEGSSSRVPRFEHNMNRVLGLPSQSAALLTTLLLRGPQTAAELRLNSARLHGFADISSVEAFLDELAANDPPRVVKLARTPGERENRWTHLLCGEVSASELAQPGAEDDSVPLSAFEAVKAEQKRLADEVSRLQTVVRRMAAELGIDVGDLTAGE
- a CDS encoding lipocalin family protein, yielding MPLRRHRILRLSAISLVVGTVCLLGACALSPAGKSGNAHVPEPAKPVDLSRYLGRWYELARYENRFERDCEAATADYATRDDGLIDVVNSCHQGAVNGPLDVARGRAKVVAGSGNAKLKVSFFGPFFFGDYWVLDHADDYSWSIVGEPSGRYLWILTREATPSAGVKDALIERVRALGYDTSMLRMTRHE
- a CDS encoding helix-turn-helix domain-containing protein, with amino-acid sequence MENAFNDDNAIDRRIARRLRALRAERNWSLDDLARLSGVSRATLSRLENAAVSPTASVLGKLCVAYGLPMSRLMHMVEEDFAPLVPRDAQPLWTDASVGFRRRSVSPPAQALSGEALECELEAGVRIAYDASPRPGLEHHLILLEGQLQITVDGQRHDLQPGDCLRYQLFGPSAFVTPAHSAARYLLFIV
- a CDS encoding GNAT family N-acetyltransferase, producing MSATTITPFCADDLVRHLPEFGALLGACVHDGASVGFVMPCSVEACEAFWRGKVLPSLRAGGLVLLVARQGEALAGTVQLDYDTMPNQRHRAEVRKLLVHPAFRRQGIARALMIELERHALGLQRSLLTLDTRTGDRAEPLYTGLGYRTAGVIPGYARDTHTHAFDATTIMYKPL
- a CDS encoding PaaI family thioesterase, which translates into the protein MSDLPIDNPFLESLGVRLTQWRDGYAELVMPIDASKLNRQGVLQGGAIATLLDASAGYAGIFAPRGAPARHAFTLSLTTNYLDKGLGESVTAKGFLERAGRSIFFSRSEAWVDGKLLIASAQGTFKYSRAA
- a CDS encoding MFS transporter is translated as MSSATPADGAPHWQRNLYVCLFGSFTTIVAMTLLLPFLPLYVQQLGVQSAAAAVQWSSVAFGATFLAAALVSPLWGRMADRYGRKLILIRASLGMAIVMSLLGLAQNVWQLVALRFLAGLVGGYASGATVMIATQTPRARTGWALGTLASGVMAGSLVGPLVGGALPPLIGIRNTFFIAGAMIFCAFIATTLLVKEQPLERTRRTSREAQAATGWATVPDLRPVLAMLFTSGLLMFANMSIEPIITVYVGQLVHDASHVTLVSGFVMSASALGSVLAASRVGRLADRIGAPRVIVACLGMCAALLVPQAFVTSGLQLVVLRFLMGLALAGLLPCMTSVIRHNVPDRSAGHILGYATSANYAGQVTGPLAGGFVGAHFGMQSVFLITSALMLCGALFNGWVFRGSASARGG